From Candidatus Atelocyanobacterium thalassa isolate ALOHA, a single genomic window includes:
- a CDS encoding phosphomannose isomerase type II C-terminal cupin domain has product MTNEKKKYSSELMRTPPWGTVTILEKSIHYCINRIEVKPGQHISTQMHYHRSEHWIVVSGTAKVIFNGEEHLLKQKESTYVPMNTRHRIENPGIIPLVMIEVQNGEYLGDDDILRFAE; this is encoded by the coding sequence ATGACTAACGAGAAAAAAAAATATTCTAGTGAGCTTATGCGTACTCCTCCTTGGGGAACTGTAACTATTTTAGAAAAAAGTATTCATTATTGTATTAACCGTATTGAGGTTAAGCCTGGTCAACACATTAGTACTCAAATGCATTATCATAGGAGCGAGCACTGGATTGTAGTGTCTGGTACAGCTAAAGTCATTTTTAACGGGGAAGAACATCTTTTAAAACAAAAAGAATCAACTTACGTTCCTATGAATACTAGACATCGTATAGAAAATCCAGGGATTATTCCCCTAGTAATGATTGAGGTACAAAACGGGGAATATTTAGGTGATGATGATATTCTTCGTTTTGCAGAGTAA
- a CDS encoding peptidoglycan D,D-transpeptidase FtsI family protein encodes MKKLSLLNFRLLIVWTIITSAMLGLAGKIFLLQFLKTAEFKKKANVQQNEEIRIDNPRRSIIDNEGNILAMDTVKYDLFIYRDRLPKDEDKEKIAKQLSEILNKNYDDLTKLLLDKKNVNRVGLDKITTHEYQRILNNTTKKYRRAFEFIKNFDRSYPQKELMSDVVGFVNDNQQGKAGIEMSQNNLLHRQTKYITVRKTGSGGIIPTSLPTNFFRSNDWKLQLTVNMRLQRAARFALKEKLNIFKAKRGAIIIMNVMDGSILALVCEPTFDPNVFYNAKSELLKNWAVTDLYEPGSTFKPINIALALEAGVIESNTLIQDVGFIKVDNWNIHNASLAGNGLINIAEVLQTSSNVAMVQIMQRLKKEDYYSRLLKLDITQKTNIDIPGEVRGQLKNKEVFTKGSIEAAATSFGQGFSLTPIKLAQLHAALANGGKLVTPHLTKGLVNLEGSLAWTPEYKIKQIFSPSVSKKVMELMETVVNKGSGKASKIQGYRIGGKTGTAQKAGKGGYLPDSKITSFVSILPITSPKYLVLVVLDEPKGNNTSGSTVAAPAAKVVTDALIYIEGLPPAK; translated from the coding sequence ATGAAAAAATTATCTCTACTTAATTTTCGGTTACTTATAGTTTGGACAATTATTACTTCAGCAATGCTTGGATTAGCTGGAAAAATTTTCTTGTTACAATTTCTCAAAACTGCTGAATTTAAAAAAAAAGCAAATGTTCAGCAAAATGAAGAAATACGTATTGATAATCCTAGACGATCGATTATAGACAATGAAGGTAATATATTAGCTATGGACACGGTGAAATATGATTTATTTATTTATCGTGATAGATTACCAAAAGATGAAGATAAAGAAAAAATAGCAAAACAACTTAGTGAAATATTGAATAAGAATTATGATGACTTAACCAAGTTATTATTAGACAAAAAAAACGTAAATAGGGTTGGCTTAGACAAGATAACCACACATGAATATCAGAGAATTCTCAATAATACTACAAAAAAATATAGACGAGCTTTTGAATTTATCAAAAATTTTGATCGTTCTTATCCCCAAAAAGAACTGATGTCTGATGTAGTAGGGTTTGTTAACGATAATCAACAAGGTAAAGCAGGTATCGAGATGAGCCAAAATAACTTACTACATAGACAGACTAAATATATAACAGTACGGAAAACTGGCTCAGGAGGTATTATCCCCACCTCTCTCCCTACAAACTTCTTTAGATCAAATGATTGGAAATTACAATTAACGGTTAATATGCGTCTGCAAAGAGCTGCACGTTTTGCTCTTAAAGAAAAGTTGAATATTTTTAAAGCAAAACGCGGTGCAATAATTATTATGAATGTAATGGATGGTTCAATATTAGCTTTGGTGTGTGAACCAACATTTGATCCTAATGTTTTTTATAATGCTAAAAGTGAATTACTAAAAAATTGGGCAGTTACAGATCTTTATGAGCCGGGTTCAACATTTAAACCAATTAATATCGCTTTAGCTTTGGAAGCTGGGGTAATAGAATCTAATACTCTCATTCAAGATGTAGGTTTTATAAAAGTTGATAATTGGAATATTCATAATGCTTCATTGGCCGGTAATGGATTGATTAACATTGCTGAAGTTTTGCAAACTTCAAGCAATGTAGCTATGGTTCAAATAATGCAACGTCTAAAAAAAGAAGATTATTATAGTAGATTACTAAAATTAGATATTACTCAGAAAACAAATATTGATATACCTGGAGAGGTAAGGGGACAGTTAAAAAATAAAGAAGTGTTCACAAAAGGTTCTATTGAAGCAGCTGCCACTTCTTTTGGCCAAGGTTTTTCTTTAACACCTATTAAATTAGCACAATTACATGCGGCTCTAGCTAATGGAGGAAAGTTGGTTACTCCTCATTTAACAAAAGGGTTAGTCAATCTTGAAGGATCTTTAGCTTGGACACCGGAGTACAAAATTAAGCAAATTTTTTCTCCTTCCGTAAGTAAGAAAGTTATGGAGCTTATGGAAACTGTTGTTAACAAGGGATCGGGAAAAGCATCAAAAATACAAGGGTATCGTATTGGGGGCAAGACAGGTACAGCTCAAAAAGCTGGTAAAGGAGGATATTTACCTGATTCAAAAATTACTAGCTTTGTATCGATTTTACCAATAACATCTCCAAAATATTTAGTTTTAGTTGTTTTAGATGAACCAAAAGGGAATAATACATCTGGCTCAACAGTCGCAGCACCTGCTGCAAAAGTAGTAACCGATGCTTTAATATACATAGAAGGATTACCACCAGCAAAATAA
- a CDS encoding NAD(P)H-quinone oxidoreductase subunit 4: MNLVNFPWLTTIILFPIISALLIPFIPDENGKTVRWYALTVGLIDFIFIVYAFYMGYDFNNPNLQLVESYSWISQIDLRWSVGTDGLSMPLILMTGFITTLAIMAAWPVTFKPKLFYFLMLLMYGGQIAVFAVQDMLLFFLVWELELVPVYLILSIWGGKKRLYAATKFIIYTAGGSLFILLAAFTLAFFGDTITFDMSIIASKDIPLKLQLLLYGCFLIAYGVKLPIFPLHTWLPDAHGEATAPAHMLLAGILLKMGGYALLRMNVGMLPDAHVYFAPILIILGVVNIIYAALTAFAQQNLKRKIAYSSISHMGFVLIGIASYTSIGLNGAMLQMISHGLIGAGLFFMVGATYDRTHTLMLDEMGGIGGKMKKIFAMWTTCSMASLALPGMSGFAAELMIFIGFATSDAYNSIFKMVVIIFAAVGVILTPIYLLSMLKEMLYGPENKDLVSHAKLIDAEPREVFIIGCLLIPIISIGLYPKIVTQMYSATTDQLNTLLRNSAPALVEKTNVAAIHNGIFKAPDM; encoded by the coding sequence ATGAACCTTGTTAATTTTCCATGGTTAACTACCATTATTCTTTTTCCGATTATTAGTGCTTTATTAATACCATTTATTCCCGACGAAAACGGTAAAACTGTACGTTGGTATGCACTAACAGTAGGACTAATTGATTTTATTTTTATTGTTTACGCTTTTTATATGGGATATGACTTCAACAATCCTAATCTTCAATTAGTTGAAAGTTATAGTTGGATTTCTCAAATAGACCTAAGATGGTCTGTTGGCACTGATGGACTTTCCATGCCTTTAATATTAATGACAGGTTTTATAACAACATTAGCAATTATGGCTGCATGGCCAGTAACTTTTAAGCCTAAGCTTTTTTATTTTTTAATGCTTCTTATGTATGGTGGACAAATTGCAGTTTTCGCCGTACAAGATATGTTACTTTTTTTCTTAGTCTGGGAACTAGAACTAGTACCTGTTTACTTAATTCTTTCTATATGGGGAGGGAAAAAACGTCTTTATGCTGCGACTAAATTTATTATATACACTGCAGGAGGATCGCTATTTATTCTTTTAGCTGCTTTTACTTTAGCTTTCTTCGGTGACACAATAACTTTTGATATGAGTATAATTGCATCTAAAGATATTCCTCTTAAGTTACAGTTATTACTTTATGGTTGTTTTCTAATCGCATACGGCGTTAAATTACCAATTTTTCCTCTTCATACTTGGCTTCCTGATGCTCATGGAGAAGCAACTGCTCCCGCCCATATGTTACTGGCAGGCATTCTATTGAAAATGGGAGGATACGCTCTTCTAAGAATGAATGTAGGAATGTTACCTGATGCACATGTTTATTTTGCTCCTATATTAATTATTTTAGGAGTTGTTAATATTATTTATGCAGCATTAACTGCTTTCGCTCAACAAAATTTAAAAAGAAAAATTGCTTATTCTTCTATCTCTCATATGGGTTTCGTTTTAATAGGTATTGCTTCATATACATCTATAGGTCTTAACGGAGCAATGTTACAAATGATTTCTCATGGATTGATCGGCGCAGGTTTATTTTTTATGGTTGGCGCTACCTATGATAGAACTCACACTCTCATGCTTGATGAAATGGGCGGAATTGGTGGCAAAATGAAGAAGATATTTGCAATGTGGACCACTTGCTCAATGGCTTCTTTAGCTTTACCTGGAATGAGCGGTTTTGCGGCAGAATTGATGATATTTATCGGATTTGCAACTAGTGATGCTTATAATTCTATTTTTAAAATGGTTGTTATTATTTTTGCAGCTGTAGGAGTTATTTTAACCCCTATATATTTACTTTCTATGCTCAAAGAAATGCTATATGGACCAGAAAATAAAGATTTAGTATCTCATGCAAAGCTTATTGATGCAGAGCCAAGAGAAGTATTTATTATCGGATGTTTATTAATTCCCATAATCAGTATTGGTTTATATCCTAAAATTGTTACTCAGATGTATAGTGCTACGACTGATCAGTTGAATACTTTATTGCGTAATTCTGCTCCAGCATTAGTTGAAAAAACTAATGTTGCTGCTATTCACAATGGAATCTTTAAAGCACCAGATATGTAA
- a CDS encoding TIGR03279 family radical SAM protein has product MTVSLKYSAKVSKIVPSSIAEEVGFEIGDTIISINGKEPRDLIDYNFLCSDVFLLLQVLDIQKNLYQVEIEKDYDEDLGLEFETALFDGLIQCNNRCSFCFIDQQPPGKRDSLYLKDDDYRLSFLYGSYLTLTNLTEKEWKRIESMRLSPLFVSVHAIEPDIRIKLLKNKRAGEIKKQLEWFREKKLQIHAQIVVCPGINDGIHLEKTILELAEFHTTENPTVISTAVVPVGLTRFHPEKSNLIPVDQVKSEEVIKQVQGLQKKFFFQFNSNFVWLADEWFLIAKQDLPPESDYEDYPQVSNGVGSIKKFIQEFYSICQEKLPQKIDKEKTLIWVVGNAVDKVFQPLAQRLNQVENLTIILIPLRSKYWGQEITVTGLLTGEDLISGLQNMYLGDGILVPSVMLKNNNDIFLDDMTIEEVSLNLKTLLIPANNIADLIEICLSR; this is encoded by the coding sequence ATGACAGTATCCTTAAAATATTCTGCTAAGGTAAGTAAGATTGTACCTAGTTCTATTGCTGAAGAAGTAGGTTTTGAGATAGGTGACACTATCATTTCCATTAATGGGAAAGAACCTCGCGATTTAATTGATTATAACTTTTTATGTTCTGATGTTTTTTTACTTTTGCAGGTGCTAGATATTCAAAAGAATCTTTATCAAGTAGAAATTGAAAAAGACTATGACGAAGATTTAGGTTTAGAATTTGAAACAGCTCTATTTGATGGATTAATACAATGCAATAATCGTTGCTCTTTCTGCTTTATTGATCAACAGCCTCCAGGGAAAAGGGATAGCTTATATCTAAAAGATGATGATTATCGCTTGAGTTTCCTTTATGGTAGTTATTTGACTCTGACTAATTTAACAGAAAAAGAGTGGAAACGTATTGAGAGTATGCGTTTATCTCCTCTTTTTGTGTCGGTTCATGCAATTGAGCCTGATATCAGAATTAAACTCTTAAAAAATAAAAGAGCTGGAGAAATTAAAAAACAATTAGAATGGTTTCGAGAAAAAAAATTACAAATTCATGCACAGATCGTAGTATGTCCCGGAATTAATGATGGTATACATCTAGAAAAAACTATACTTGAATTAGCAGAGTTTCACACGACAGAAAATCCCACAGTGATTTCTACTGCTGTAGTTCCTGTAGGCTTAACTCGCTTTCACCCTGAAAAGAGCAATTTAATTCCTGTAGATCAAGTAAAATCAGAAGAAGTTATAAAGCAGGTTCAGGGGTTACAAAAAAAATTTTTTTTTCAGTTTAATAGTAATTTTGTTTGGTTAGCAGATGAGTGGTTTTTAATCGCAAAACAAGATTTACCTCCTGAGTCAGATTATGAAGATTATCCTCAAGTTAGCAATGGAGTTGGTTCTATTAAAAAATTTATTCAAGAATTTTATTCAATATGTCAAGAAAAATTACCTCAAAAAATTGATAAAGAAAAAACTTTAATTTGGGTAGTAGGAAATGCTGTTGACAAAGTTTTTCAGCCTTTAGCGCAAAGGTTAAATCAAGTTGAAAATCTAACAATCATCTTAATTCCACTTAGAAGCAAATATTGGGGGCAAGAAATAACAGTAACGGGATTACTCACAGGTGAAGATTTAATATCAGGACTACAAAATATGTATTTAGGAGATGGGATTTTAGTACCTTCAGTAATGCTTAAAAATAATAATGATATTTTTTTGGATGATATGACAATTGAAGAAGTATCATTAAACCTCAAAACCTTGTTAATTCCAGCAAATAATATTGCAGATTTAATTGAAATCTGTTTATCAAGATGA
- the ctpC gene encoding carboxyl-terminal processing protease CtpC, whose translation MINYKKGLILGATAAILTTVAVTGSGMHLSRSLAYLEDNPKRLVDEVWHIINDTYIDDTFNQVDWLAVRQNYVVGDSQSYETKEKAYTAIREMLEQLGDPYTRFMDPEEFKNMQIDTSGELTGVGIQITKDEETKELTVVAPIEDTPAFKAGILSRDVITKINGKITKGMEVEDAVQLIRGKPGSKVILTIRRTNQEFSYPIVRARIELHPVKSRIQNTSSGKVGYIRLVQFSAHAGKEMRDSIRKAETAKVKGYILDLRSNPGGLLYASVEIARMWLDKGKIVSTVSRSGEVEAQKATNRALTNKPLVILIDGGSASASEILSGALQDNNRATLVGTKTFGKGLVQSVRRLGDGSSGLAVTIAKYLTPSGRDINKQGIEPDILIELTDKERKDLQQSREKIGYLGDPQFDKALEILNEEISHFSKVNIESKALIIGN comes from the coding sequence ATGATTAATTATAAAAAAGGGTTGATATTGGGTGCAACTGCTGCGATTTTAACTACTGTCGCTGTCACCGGGTCGGGAATGCATCTTTCCCGTAGTTTGGCTTATTTAGAAGATAACCCCAAAAGACTAGTTGATGAAGTATGGCATATAATCAATGATACATATATTGACGATACCTTTAATCAGGTAGATTGGCTTGCTGTTCGCCAAAACTATGTTGTCGGAGATTCTCAATCTTATGAAACTAAAGAAAAAGCTTATACAGCAATTCGTGAGATGCTAGAGCAGCTTGGAGATCCTTATACTCGTTTTATGGATCCAGAAGAATTTAAGAATATGCAGATTGATACTTCAGGAGAACTTACTGGAGTAGGTATACAAATCACCAAAGATGAAGAAACAAAAGAATTAACTGTTGTTGCACCTATAGAAGATACTCCAGCATTTAAAGCAGGGATATTATCTAGAGATGTCATAACTAAAATCAATGGTAAAATTACCAAGGGAATGGAAGTAGAAGATGCGGTTCAGCTTATCAGAGGGAAACCAGGCAGCAAGGTAATACTAACAATTCGTCGTACTAACCAAGAATTTAGTTATCCTATCGTTAGAGCTAGAATTGAACTTCACCCAGTAAAGTCTCGTATTCAAAATACATCTTCTGGTAAAGTTGGCTACATTCGTTTAGTTCAGTTCAGTGCTCATGCTGGGAAAGAAATGCGTGATTCAATTCGTAAAGCTGAAACAGCTAAAGTCAAAGGTTATATTTTAGACTTAAGATCGAACCCAGGAGGTTTGCTTTATGCAAGTGTAGAAATAGCAAGAATGTGGCTTGATAAAGGAAAAATTGTTTCGACAGTTAGTCGTAGCGGAGAAGTAGAAGCACAAAAAGCGACTAATAGAGCTTTAACCAATAAACCTTTGGTAATACTTATAGATGGTGGTTCAGCAAGCGCCAGTGAAATACTCTCAGGAGCTTTACAGGATAACAATCGAGCTACCTTAGTAGGAACTAAAACTTTTGGAAAAGGTTTAGTCCAATCTGTTAGACGTTTAGGAGATGGCTCTTCAGGATTAGCAGTAACTATAGCTAAATACTTAACTCCTAGTGGCCGAGATATCAACAAACAAGGAATTGAACCTGATATCTTGATAGAGTTAACTGATAAGGAGAGGAAAGATTTACAGCAGTCTAGGGAAAAAATTGGATATCTTGGCGATCCTCAATTTGATAAAGCTTTAGAAATTTTGAATGAAGAAATATCTCATTTTAGTAAGGTTAATATTGAATCAAAGGCCCTAATTATAGGAAATTGA
- a CDS encoding cell division protein FtsQ/DivIB yields MKLLRKGWNFLISFSLVGGLLYNNGLPYWLIRNQSQIKIVGNQLLSESDILKMLNIKYPQLIWKLPVHKLQEKLISQPPLENVHIIRSLLPTRIKVIVKERELVASASMMGEKGFLDSLGTWISSEFYNLEDSTISSVNLKVFGQGQKSFYYWKNIYSLSLSSPVKIKNFNLQDSNNLIIETELGRVHYGIYDKTFSKKLVALGKMRRLSFRNKKESLDYIEMYGYDSPSIYHKSTISLSRKKSAVNAKRYIYY; encoded by the coding sequence TTGAAATTGTTGCGAAAGGGATGGAATTTTTTAATATCTTTTTCTTTAGTTGGAGGACTGCTATATAACAATGGTCTGCCTTACTGGTTAATTCGAAATCAGTCGCAAATTAAAATTGTAGGCAATCAATTATTATCAGAGTCTGATATTTTGAAAATGCTCAATATCAAGTATCCTCAATTAATTTGGAAACTACCAGTCCATAAATTACAAGAAAAGCTCATATCTCAACCCCCTTTAGAAAATGTGCATATCATACGTAGTTTACTACCGACAAGAATTAAAGTTATAGTTAAAGAAAGAGAACTTGTTGCTTCTGCCTCCATGATGGGAGAAAAAGGTTTTCTTGATTCTTTAGGAACTTGGATATCTAGCGAATTCTATAATTTAGAAGATAGTACTATTTCTTCGGTTAACTTAAAAGTTTTTGGTCAAGGTCAAAAATCTTTCTATTACTGGAAAAATATTTATTCTCTTTCTTTAAGCTCTCCTGTCAAAATTAAAAATTTTAATTTGCAAGATTCTAACAACTTAATTATAGAAACCGAATTGGGAAGAGTACACTATGGAATATATGATAAAACTTTTTCAAAAAAACTTGTAGCTTTAGGTAAAATGCGAAGATTGTCTTTCAGAAATAAAAAAGAATCATTAGACTATATAGAAATGTATGGATATGATTCACCTTCTATTTATCATAAATCTACCATATCTCTAAGTCGAAAGAAATCAGCTGTTAATGCTAAAAGATATATATATTATTAA
- the ftsZ gene encoding cell division protein FtsZ, with protein sequence MNISNNKLMNDYFGFNNNDNSKPSDKIKNDSKNNEDLSSTQKNSSLKGSLESNGKGQIIPNSTARIKVIGVGGGGCNAVDRMVESSLTGIDFWTVNTDAQALSQSLAPNRIQIGKKLTKGLGAGGNPNIGKEAAIESREEIAEALQDTDLVFVTAGMGGGTGTGAASVVAEIAKEQGCLTIGVVTRPFEFEGRRRMVQARQGVEELTNNVDTLIVIPNNKLLQVIDQETSLKQAFLFADDVLRQGVQGISDIITIPGLVNVDFADVRAIMSNAGSALMGSGSGSGKSRALDAASLAISSPLLEHSIRGAKGVVLNITGSSDLTLHEVSIASKAIYEKVVDNTDANVIFGAVIDEELQGEIRITVIATGFGRSKDSEEVLSTESNPDLNTTQNSFTPPKQKIQSIDSVGIDIPSFLSNRRDTSE encoded by the coding sequence ATGAATATTTCTAACAATAAACTAATGAATGATTATTTTGGTTTTAATAACAACGACAACTCCAAACCTTCTGATAAAATAAAAAACGATTCCAAGAATAATGAGGACCTGTCTTCCACTCAAAAAAATTCATCTTTAAAAGGTTCTTTAGAAAGTAATGGGAAGGGGCAAATCATACCAAATAGTACTGCAAGAATTAAAGTAATTGGAGTAGGCGGTGGGGGATGTAATGCAGTTGATAGAATGGTTGAAAGTTCATTAACAGGTATTGATTTTTGGACTGTTAATACTGATGCTCAAGCCCTTAGCCAGTCCTTGGCTCCTAACCGTATACAAATCGGAAAAAAGTTAACCAAAGGATTAGGAGCTGGAGGTAATCCTAATATCGGTAAAGAAGCTGCTATTGAATCTCGAGAAGAGATTGCAGAAGCTCTTCAAGATACTGATTTAGTATTTGTAACTGCGGGAATGGGCGGTGGTACAGGAACAGGAGCCGCCTCCGTAGTAGCAGAGATAGCAAAAGAGCAGGGCTGCCTTACAATTGGAGTCGTAACTCGTCCTTTTGAATTTGAGGGTCGGAGACGTATGGTACAGGCACGCCAAGGTGTTGAAGAATTAACCAATAATGTAGACACTTTAATCGTTATTCCTAATAATAAATTATTGCAAGTAATTGACCAAGAAACTTCACTCAAACAAGCATTTCTTTTCGCTGATGATGTTTTACGCCAAGGAGTACAAGGAATATCCGATATTATAACTATTCCTGGATTAGTTAATGTAGATTTTGCTGATGTCAGAGCAATCATGTCTAACGCAGGTTCTGCTTTGATGGGAAGTGGAAGTGGCTCAGGTAAGTCACGTGCGCTTGACGCCGCTTCTTTGGCTATTTCCTCTCCACTATTAGAACATTCTATTCGAGGAGCAAAAGGAGTAGTATTAAACATAACAGGCAGTAGTGACCTTACTTTACATGAAGTAAGCATTGCTTCAAAAGCCATATACGAGAAAGTTGTAGACAATACTGATGCTAATGTTATTTTTGGTGCGGTAATAGATGAAGAGCTTCAAGGAGAAATACGTATAACAGTTATCGCAACTGGATTTGGTAGATCCAAAGATTCTGAAGAAGTATTAAGTACGGAATCTAATCCGGATCTTAATACTACACAAAACTCTTTTACTCCTCCTAAACAAAAAATACAATCTATAGATTCAGTTGGAATTGACATTCCTTCATTTTTATCTAATCGTCGTGATACTTCTGAATAA
- a CDS encoding sulfite exporter TauE/SafE family protein — MLDYILILSISGLFSGLLAGVLGIGGGAILVSLLLAFKNTPLQAVATSSMAIVIIASSGSLQNRRMGNLNLQKVFLLGIPAMVTAQFGVKIANYIPEYWLLLLFSILLTFNIFLYSYRHYLTKAIYQNNNSVFAHYFLSLFTGGVGGLLAGLFGIGGGVIMVPLQILLLRETMQISIQNSLGVIFITSISSSIGHALNDNVLWLTGLILGCGGVLGVQMGTRLLSKLSNTMVTFGFHFVSIIISIYTFRQAWFSYLNFLEIN; from the coding sequence ATGTTAGATTACATTCTTATATTGAGCATCAGTGGACTTTTTTCTGGATTATTAGCAGGGGTTTTAGGAATCGGAGGAGGTGCTATTTTAGTCTCTTTACTACTGGCATTTAAGAATACACCATTACAGGCGGTTGCTACTAGTAGCATGGCTATTGTAATTATTGCTTCATCAGGTAGCCTACAAAATCGCCGGATGGGAAATTTAAACTTGCAAAAAGTTTTCTTATTAGGAATCCCGGCAATGGTTACAGCACAATTTGGTGTAAAAATTGCTAACTATATTCCTGAATATTGGCTTTTACTTTTATTTAGCATTCTTCTAACTTTTAATATTTTTTTGTATAGCTACCGACACTATTTAACCAAAGCAATTTATCAAAACAATAACTCTGTATTTGCTCATTATTTTTTAAGTTTATTTACAGGAGGAGTAGGTGGTTTACTAGCAGGCTTATTTGGAATTGGAGGGGGAGTAATCATGGTTCCTCTACAGATTTTATTGTTACGAGAAACTATGCAAATATCAATTCAAAATAGTTTAGGAGTAATTTTTATCACCTCAATTTCTTCTAGTATAGGCCATGCTTTAAATGATAATGTACTTTGGCTTACTGGTTTGATATTAGGATGTGGAGGAGTGTTGGGAGTACAAATGGGTACACGTCTATTATCAAAGTTGTCAAATACAATGGTAACTTTTGGCTTCCATTTTGTGTCGATCATAATATCTATCTATACTTTTAGACAGGCATGGTTTAGTTACTTAAATTTTTTAGAAATAAATTAG